A window of Kiritimatiellia bacterium contains these coding sequences:
- a CDS encoding class I SAM-dependent methyltransferase, translating into NGYSAIWIGLGLRETGGRLVAIEYDPGRARQAADNIRRAGLADIVTVVAGDGFREIPKLGGEFDFVFLDAWKKDYKRFLDLTWPRLVPGGLFLGHNVVNKRSEMPDFLDAITRNPAMLTSIVSPSGEGVSISYKRR; encoded by the coding sequence CAACGGCTACAGCGCCATCTGGATCGGCCTCGGCCTGCGCGAGACCGGCGGCCGCCTGGTGGCGATTGAATACGACCCAGGCCGCGCCAGGCAAGCCGCCGACAACATCCGGCGGGCCGGCTTGGCCGACATCGTGACGGTGGTCGCCGGGGACGGCTTCCGGGAGATCCCGAAGCTCGGCGGTGAGTTCGACTTCGTGTTCCTGGACGCCTGGAAGAAGGACTACAAGCGCTTCCTCGACCTCACCTGGCCGCGCCTGGTCCCGGGCGGCCTCTTCCTCGGGCACAACGTCGTCAACAAGCGCTCGGAAATGCCCGACTTCCTGGACGCCATCACGCGAAACCCGGCCATGCTGACGTCGATCGTCTCCCCCTCCGGCGAGGGCGTGTCGATCAGCTACAAGCGCCGCTAG